A window from Embleya scabrispora encodes these proteins:
- a CDS encoding glycosyl hydrolase family 18 protein, with protein sequence MSPQPRRARGTLRGRFRTSLRSRAAVLIAVLALPLAVLTGLNAGAAQAAGKLTATFSVQDNGSWWKGTYVVHNGGTAAVTGWQLEFDLPPGVTINGNYYGDATVTGSHVSVKNAYYNGTIAAGGSTDPFSYWFVGNGPAGTPGHCTVNGDKCDGTPDVPPTAPGTPRATTVTAHSISLGWSAAAGGDYPVAGYEVVSGGTTVASTTATSATLTGLTPATAYTYAVRAKDKRGNLGPASAPVTVTTVDPASDPTPPTAPGTLRSTGKTSATVALAWNASTDNVGVAAYDVYRNGTLATTVAGTATAATVDGLSPATAYTFTVKARDAADNSSPASNTVDVTTDDIAGAGKNLRVGYFVQWGIYGRQYFVKNLDTSGSAAKLDVINYAFENIDPVNLTCMAGVTKGTTANPQDPDQGTGAGDADADYARPMSASQSVNGVADDGWAKLRGNFNQIKLLKAKYPHLKVVVSLGGWTYSKFFSDAAATEASRQKFVKSCVDTWIKGDLPVYNGAGGPGTGAGVFDGIDVDWEWPGSPDGHAGNHYNVNDKQNLTLLLAEFRKQLDATGGQRKLLTAFTPADPVKVNQGWDLSKIFDSLDVANIQGYDFHGAGSDNSWEPNRAGHQANLYTDTQDPYPTHFSIDDAVKIYTDAGVNPRKLTIGFPFYGRGWQAVADGGAHGEWQSANGAAPGQFAEEAGTRGYQNLLSSVPNLTVYHDAQSVSTYGYTGAGGQWWTFDDAWSIGQKTAYLKSKHLLGAMIWEMSGDTPNGALMTALDNGLK encoded by the coding sequence ATGTCCCCACAACCACGCAGAGCCCGCGGCACACTCCGCGGCAGATTCCGCACCAGCCTGCGCAGCCGCGCGGCCGTCCTGATCGCCGTCCTGGCCCTGCCCCTGGCCGTACTCACCGGTCTGAACGCCGGCGCCGCGCAGGCGGCCGGCAAACTCACCGCGACGTTCTCCGTCCAGGACAACGGCTCGTGGTGGAAGGGCACTTACGTCGTACACAACGGCGGCACCGCCGCCGTCACCGGCTGGCAACTGGAGTTCGACCTGCCGCCCGGGGTCACCATCAACGGCAACTACTACGGCGACGCCACCGTCACCGGCAGCCACGTATCGGTCAAGAACGCCTACTACAACGGCACCATCGCCGCCGGCGGCAGCACCGACCCGTTCAGCTACTGGTTCGTCGGCAACGGCCCCGCCGGCACGCCCGGCCACTGCACCGTCAACGGCGACAAGTGCGACGGCACCCCCGACGTCCCGCCCACCGCACCGGGCACACCACGCGCCACCACCGTCACCGCGCACTCCATCTCGCTCGGCTGGAGCGCGGCGGCCGGCGGGGACTACCCGGTGGCCGGCTACGAGGTGGTCTCCGGCGGCACCACGGTCGCCTCCACGACGGCCACCTCGGCCACATTGACCGGCCTGACCCCCGCCACCGCGTACACCTACGCGGTCCGGGCCAAGGACAAGCGCGGCAACCTCGGCCCGGCGAGCGCGCCGGTGACGGTGACCACCGTCGACCCGGCGAGCGACCCGACGCCGCCGACCGCGCCGGGCACACTGCGCAGTACCGGCAAGACGTCCGCCACCGTCGCCCTGGCCTGGAACGCGTCGACGGACAACGTCGGCGTGGCCGCGTACGACGTCTATCGCAACGGCACCCTGGCCACCACCGTCGCCGGCACCGCCACCGCGGCCACCGTCGACGGCCTGTCCCCCGCCACCGCCTACACCTTCACGGTCAAGGCCCGAGACGCGGCGGACAACTCCTCGCCCGCCTCCAACACGGTGGACGTGACCACCGACGACATCGCCGGCGCGGGCAAGAACCTGCGCGTCGGCTACTTCGTCCAATGGGGCATCTACGGCCGCCAGTACTTCGTGAAGAACCTGGACACCTCCGGCTCGGCCGCCAAACTGGACGTGATCAACTACGCCTTCGAGAACATCGATCCGGTCAACCTGACCTGCATGGCCGGCGTCACCAAGGGCACCACCGCCAACCCGCAGGACCCCGACCAGGGCACCGGCGCGGGCGACGCGGACGCCGACTACGCCCGGCCGATGTCGGCCTCGCAGTCGGTGAACGGGGTGGCCGACGACGGATGGGCCAAGCTGCGCGGCAACTTCAACCAGATCAAGCTGCTCAAGGCCAAGTACCCGCATCTGAAGGTGGTGGTCTCGCTCGGCGGCTGGACCTACTCGAAGTTCTTCTCCGACGCGGCGGCCACCGAGGCGTCCCGGCAGAAGTTCGTCAAGTCCTGCGTGGACACATGGATCAAGGGTGACCTGCCGGTCTACAACGGCGCCGGCGGGCCGGGTACCGGCGCGGGCGTGTTCGACGGCATCGACGTCGACTGGGAGTGGCCCGGCTCGCCCGACGGGCACGCCGGCAACCACTACAACGTCAACGACAAGCAGAACCTGACCCTGCTGCTCGCCGAGTTCCGCAAGCAGCTCGACGCCACCGGCGGACAGCGCAAGCTGCTCACCGCGTTCACCCCGGCCGACCCGGTCAAGGTGAACCAGGGCTGGGACCTGTCGAAGATCTTCGACTCCCTGGACGTGGCCAACATCCAGGGCTACGACTTCCACGGCGCGGGCAGCGACAACTCGTGGGAGCCCAACCGCGCCGGCCACCAGGCCAACCTGTACACCGACACGCAGGACCCGTACCCGACCCACTTCAGCATCGACGACGCGGTGAAGATCTACACCGACGCCGGGGTCAATCCACGCAAGCTGACCATCGGTTTCCCGTTCTACGGACGGGGTTGGCAGGCGGTGGCCGACGGCGGGGCGCACGGCGAGTGGCAGTCCGCGAACGGCGCCGCACCGGGCCAGTTCGCCGAGGAGGCGGGCACTCGCGGCTACCAGAACCTGCTGAGCAGCGTGCCGAATCTGACCGTCTATCACGACGCGCAATCCGTCTCGACCTACGGCTACACCGGAGCCGGCGGACAGTGGTGGACCTTCGACGACGCCTGGTCGATCGGCCAGAAGACGGCCTATCTGAAATCCAAACACCTACTCGGCGCGATGATCTGGGAGATGTCCGGTGACACCCCCAACGGAGCGCTGATGACCGCACTCGACAACGGCCTCAAGTAG
- the speB gene encoding agmatinase: MTGAPQGPIDATRVPRFAGPATFARLPRADEVERVDVAVVGVPFDTGVSYRPGARFGPAHVRASSKLLRPYNPALDVSPFAELQVADAGDIAVNPFDIGAAIATLEAAAREFAANGTRLLTIGGDHTIALPLLRAVAAEHGPVAVVHFDAHLDTWDTYFGEPYTHGTPFRRASEEGLLDPTRCLHVGIRGPLYGPDDLREDGVLGFQVVHSDDYQDATVASVVERMRRRLGTGPVYVSVDIDVLDPAHAPGTGTPEAGGLTSRELLNTLRGLVGLNVVGADIVEVAPAYDHAELTGIAAAHVGYELLSVLARNERDGIRA; encoded by the coding sequence ATGACCGGCGCCCCCCAGGGACCCATCGACGCCACACGCGTTCCGCGCTTCGCGGGCCCCGCCACCTTCGCACGCCTGCCGCGCGCCGACGAGGTCGAGCGGGTCGACGTCGCCGTCGTGGGCGTGCCGTTCGACACCGGCGTCAGCTACCGGCCCGGCGCCCGCTTCGGACCGGCGCACGTGCGCGCCTCCTCGAAGCTGCTGCGGCCGTACAACCCGGCGCTGGACGTGTCGCCGTTCGCCGAGTTGCAGGTCGCCGACGCGGGCGACATCGCGGTCAACCCGTTCGACATCGGCGCCGCGATCGCCACGCTCGAAGCGGCCGCGCGGGAGTTCGCGGCGAACGGCACCCGGTTGCTCACCATCGGCGGCGACCACACCATCGCCCTGCCCCTGCTGCGCGCGGTCGCCGCCGAGCACGGGCCGGTCGCGGTGGTGCACTTCGACGCGCATCTGGACACGTGGGACACCTACTTCGGCGAGCCGTACACCCACGGCACGCCGTTCCGTCGCGCGTCGGAGGAGGGCCTGCTCGACCCGACCCGCTGCCTGCACGTGGGCATCCGCGGTCCGCTGTACGGCCCCGACGACCTGCGCGAGGACGGCGTGCTCGGCTTCCAGGTCGTGCACAGCGACGACTACCAGGACGCCACCGTCGCGTCGGTGGTCGAGCGGATGCGGCGCCGGCTCGGTACCGGCCCGGTGTACGTCTCGGTCGACATCGACGTCCTGGACCCGGCGCACGCCCCCGGCACCGGCACCCCCGAGGCGGGCGGCCTGACCAGCCGCGAACTCCTCAACACGCTGCGCGGACTGGTCGGCCTGAACGTCGTCGGCGCGGACATCGTCGAGGTGGCCCCCGCCTACGACCACGCCGAACTCACCGGCATCGCCGCGGCCCACGTCGGCTACGAACTGCTGTCCGTCCTGGCCCGCAACGAACGCGACGGCATCCGGGCCTGA
- a CDS encoding SAM-dependent methyltransferase, which yields MGVPSVARVYDAILGGKDHFAIDRVIADKAMAVMPNARTGARANRAILERGVRYMAREGIDQFLDLGSGLPTARNTHEVAQQENPHARVVYVDNDPIVLAHGRALLAENDRTRVVNADVRDARDVLTRPEITELLDLKRPLGLLMVAVLHHLADADDPTELVRTYREALAPGSYLFITHFCDSTPEGRELEHLFLSTLGSGRFRSRATIEGFFAGTEPVEPGVVLLPYWRPDTPVTDESAYAGLTMIGGLGRVPQA from the coding sequence ATGGGGGTGCCCAGTGTCGCGCGGGTCTACGACGCGATCCTGGGCGGCAAGGATCATTTCGCGATCGACCGGGTGATCGCCGACAAGGCGATGGCCGTGATGCCCAACGCCCGTACGGGTGCGCGGGCGAACCGGGCGATCCTGGAACGCGGTGTGCGCTATATGGCCCGGGAGGGCATCGATCAATTTCTCGACCTCGGGTCGGGATTACCCACCGCGCGCAATACCCACGAGGTGGCGCAGCAGGAGAATCCCCACGCCCGGGTCGTCTACGTGGACAATGACCCGATCGTCCTCGCGCACGGCCGCGCGTTGTTGGCGGAAAACGATCGCACCCGGGTGGTGAACGCCGACGTGCGGGACGCCCGGGACGTGCTCACCCGGCCGGAGATCACCGAACTCCTGGATCTGAAGCGGCCGTTGGGGCTGCTCATGGTCGCGGTGCTGCACCACCTGGCGGACGCGGACGATCCGACGGAGCTGGTGCGCACGTACCGCGAGGCCCTGGCCCCAGGCAGCTACCTGTTCATCACCCACTTCTGCGATTCCACGCCGGAGGGCCGCGAGTTGGAGCACCTGTTCCTGTCCACCCTCGGCAGTGGCCGGTTCCGCAGTCGGGCGACCATAGAGGGCTTCTTCGCGGGCACCGAGCCGGTCGAGCCGGGCGTGGTGCTGCTGCCGTACTGGCGTCCCGACACGCCGGTGACGGACGAATCCGCCTACGCGGGCCTGACCATGATCGGCGGCCTGGGCCGCGTCCCGCAGGCGTGA
- a CDS encoding MalY/PatB family protein has product MSADAASAADFGPSGSVGHERAFRNGVFDALDPDILARRDGEKWAYAPEDTLSAWIGDMDFPIAPEIRAALIRRIDGDLGYPVWFDGTEGAPLGEVFAARMKRRFDFAAEPTHLRLFTDVNQAVSAVLHLATRPGDTVVLHTPACPPFVDDLRRIDRPPLTVPIEEGAHGWTLDPDRVAATLDRADRCRVLFLVNPHNPTGRVLRRDELETLAELALRHDLLVISDEVHADLTHPPHIHIPFASLGPEIAARTVTVTSGSKAFNLAGVRCAAAHIGPPELRDAVDARRGLLFGQVGVLAVAALEAAWAEGDAWLDEVRVLLDRNRRRLAAGLPEGIRHHSPEAGFLAWLDCRPLGLGDDPYEFFRDHAKVLLFSGPSFGPEGNGFARLNFATSAGVLDEILNRMHTALRARGGV; this is encoded by the coding sequence ATGAGCGCGGACGCCGCGTCGGCGGCCGACTTCGGGCCCTCGGGCTCCGTCGGGCACGAACGGGCCTTCCGAAACGGGGTGTTCGACGCGCTCGACCCGGACATCCTGGCCCGTCGGGACGGTGAGAAGTGGGCCTACGCGCCCGAGGACACGCTGTCCGCGTGGATCGGCGACATGGACTTCCCGATCGCGCCCGAGATCCGCGCGGCACTGATCCGGCGCATCGACGGCGACCTGGGCTATCCGGTGTGGTTCGACGGGACCGAAGGGGCGCCGCTGGGCGAGGTGTTCGCGGCCCGGATGAAGCGTCGGTTCGACTTCGCCGCCGAGCCGACCCACCTGCGCCTGTTCACCGACGTCAATCAGGCGGTGTCGGCGGTCCTGCATCTGGCCACCCGACCCGGCGACACGGTCGTCCTGCACACGCCCGCCTGCCCGCCGTTCGTCGACGACCTGCGCCGGATCGACCGGCCGCCGCTGACCGTGCCGATCGAGGAGGGCGCACACGGCTGGACGCTCGACCCGGATCGAGTGGCCGCGACACTCGATCGGGCGGACCGTTGCCGGGTGTTGTTCCTGGTCAACCCGCACAACCCCACGGGCCGGGTACTGCGCCGGGACGAACTCGAAACGCTGGCCGAACTCGCCCTACGGCACGACCTGTTGGTGATCTCCGACGAGGTGCACGCGGACCTGACCCACCCGCCGCACATCCACATCCCGTTCGCGTCCCTCGGGCCGGAGATCGCCGCGCGCACGGTCACCGTGACCTCGGGCAGCAAGGCGTTCAACCTGGCGGGCGTCCGCTGCGCCGCCGCGCACATCGGCCCGCCGGAACTGCGGGACGCCGTGGACGCCCGGCGGGGACTGCTCTTCGGCCAGGTCGGCGTGCTGGCCGTGGCCGCCCTGGAGGCGGCCTGGGCGGAGGGCGACGCGTGGTTGGACGAGGTACGCGTCCTCCTCGACCGCAACCGCCGCCGCCTCGCCGCAGGACTGCCCGAGGGCATCCGCCACCACTCCCCCGAGGCGGGCTTCCTGGCCTGGCTCGACTGCCGCCCGCTGGGCCTGGGCGACGACCCGTACGAGTTCTTCCGCGACCACGCCAAGGTTCTCCTGTTTTCCGGCCCCTCCTTCGGCCCGGAGGGAAACGGCTTCGCCCGCCTGAATTTCGCCACCTCCGCAGGCGTCCTGGACGAGATCCTGAATCGTATGCACACAGCGCTACGGGCTCGCGGCGGCGTGTGA
- a CDS encoding MFS transporter, with protein sequence MSATDESAPATAVAGPPAHRDRNVLRWLVAYTASVVGDSGFFLALGWAANQHGGPARVGLIMAIAAIPRAVLMLGGGVVADLFGPRRVVIGSDTVRCLVVLGAAATLALSSPGLWLLIAVALVFSVVDALFMPAVGALPPLLAAPGELVRVQGMRALSIRLGQTAGPPLAGVALALGGPAAAFTVAGGLFALSLVLLLAVRIPGAGSSAAAADAPAAGRSRAAAWRELIDGLRYIRRRPLIRRLVLASALIELGAGGPLNVGMVVLADARGWGASGAGWLAGAFSVGAGASALLLTVTGRLPRAGAVLIAALAAGSAGLAGLGATTVLPIAVAVAACAGLLFGLNGGLSHALVQTATEPAYQGRVASVLSLTAFGLGPIAFPLFGATVAATGPGPAYAIFAGISALGAAVGLTSSTIRRAELPR encoded by the coding sequence ATGTCGGCCACCGACGAATCCGCGCCGGCGACCGCCGTCGCCGGGCCCCCCGCGCATCGTGATCGCAATGTGCTGCGCTGGCTGGTCGCGTACACCGCCTCCGTGGTCGGTGACAGCGGATTCTTCCTCGCCCTCGGGTGGGCCGCCAACCAGCACGGTGGGCCCGCGCGGGTCGGGTTGATCATGGCGATCGCGGCGATCCCCCGCGCGGTGCTGATGCTCGGCGGCGGTGTGGTCGCCGACCTGTTCGGCCCGCGTCGGGTGGTGATCGGCAGCGATACCGTGCGCTGCCTCGTCGTGCTCGGCGCCGCGGCGACCCTGGCGCTGTCCTCCCCCGGGCTGTGGCTGCTGATCGCCGTCGCGCTGGTGTTCAGCGTGGTCGACGCGTTGTTCATGCCGGCCGTGGGCGCGCTCCCGCCCCTGCTGGCCGCGCCCGGGGAACTGGTCCGGGTCCAGGGCATGCGCGCGCTGTCCATCCGGCTCGGCCAGACCGCCGGGCCGCCCCTGGCCGGCGTCGCACTGGCCCTCGGTGGCCCGGCCGCCGCGTTCACCGTCGCGGGCGGGCTGTTCGCGCTCTCCCTCGTGTTGCTGCTCGCGGTACGGATACCCGGCGCCGGATCGAGCGCCGCCGCGGCGGATGCCCCGGCGGCCGGCCGTTCGCGGGCCGCCGCGTGGCGTGAACTCATCGACGGCCTGCGCTACATCCGCCGCCGTCCGCTGATCCGTCGTCTCGTCCTGGCGAGCGCGCTGATCGAACTCGGCGCCGGCGGACCGCTGAACGTCGGCATGGTCGTACTGGCCGACGCACGCGGCTGGGGCGCCTCGGGCGCCGGCTGGCTCGCGGGCGCGTTCAGTGTCGGTGCGGGCGCGAGCGCACTGCTCCTCACCGTGACCGGCCGACTGCCCCGAGCCGGCGCCGTCCTGATCGCCGCCCTGGCCGCCGGCTCCGCGGGCCTGGCGGGCCTCGGCGCGACCACCGTCCTGCCGATCGCCGTCGCCGTCGCGGCCTGCGCCGGCCTGCTGTTCGGCCTCAACGGCGGCCTGAGCCACGCCCTCGTGCAGACCGCGACCGAACCCGCCTACCAGGGCCGGGTCGCCTCCGTCCTCAGCCTGACCGCCTTCGGCCTCGGCCCGATCGCCTTCCCCCTGTTCGGCGCCACCGTCGCGGCCACCGGCCCGGGCCCCGCCTACGCGATCTTCGCCGGAATCAGTGCCCTCGGCGCCGCCGTCGGGCTGACGTCCTCGACCATTCGCCGCGCCGAACTCCCGCGCTGA
- a CDS encoding nitrilase-related carbon-nitrogen hydrolase: MSDRTGDATETVVACAQIALSVGDVEGNRRAALAAIERAAAAGADVIVLPELANSGYVMRDAAEAAGYAEPVDGPTVTGWHEAARRLGVIVVGGFAERDADGAVRNSAVLVDASGVRACYRKAHLWGREGELFVPGDALPPVVRTDAGRIGVLVCYDVEFPEWVRTATLRGADLLCAPVNWPYAPRPAGERPAEDVRVQANAAVNRVFVAACDRAGPERGTSWVGGSIIVDPDGFPLAGPPAEDAEHLLLARCRLPEARDKRIGAHNDVFADRRPELYGPVLEPPPLPASNPSEHTTERTER; encoded by the coding sequence ATGAGCGACCGTACCGGCGACGCGACCGAGACCGTGGTGGCCTGCGCGCAGATCGCGCTGTCCGTCGGCGACGTCGAGGGCAATCGGCGCGCGGCGCTGGCCGCGATCGAACGGGCCGCGGCGGCCGGGGCCGACGTGATCGTCCTGCCCGAACTGGCCAACAGCGGCTACGTGATGCGCGACGCGGCCGAGGCCGCCGGCTACGCCGAGCCGGTCGACGGGCCGACCGTGACCGGCTGGCACGAGGCGGCCCGGCGGCTCGGGGTGATCGTGGTCGGTGGGTTCGCCGAACGCGACGCCGACGGCGCGGTCCGCAATTCGGCCGTCCTGGTCGACGCGAGCGGCGTACGGGCGTGCTACCGCAAGGCGCACCTGTGGGGCCGCGAGGGCGAACTCTTCGTCCCCGGCGACGCGTTGCCGCCGGTGGTGCGGACCGACGCGGGCCGGATCGGGGTACTGGTCTGCTACGACGTCGAGTTCCCCGAATGGGTGCGGACCGCCACCCTGCGCGGCGCGGATCTGCTGTGCGCGCCGGTCAACTGGCCGTACGCGCCGCGGCCGGCGGGCGAGCGGCCGGCGGAGGACGTCCGGGTCCAGGCGAACGCCGCGGTGAACCGGGTGTTCGTCGCCGCCTGCGACCGGGCCGGCCCCGAACGCGGCACCTCCTGGGTCGGCGGCTCGATCATCGTCGACCCGGACGGCTTCCCCCTCGCCGGCCCGCCGGCCGAGGACGCCGAACACCTGCTGCTCGCCCGCTGCCGACTTCCCGAGGCCCGGGACAAGCGGATCGGCGCACACAACGACGTATTCGCGGACCGACGGCCCGAGTTGTACGGGCCGGTGCTCGAACCGCCCCCGCTCCCCGCATCGAACCCGAGCGAGCACACCACCGAAAGGACCGAGCGATGA
- a CDS encoding aldo/keto reductase: protein MEYVKLGSTGLDVSRICLGCMSYGVPERGSHPWTLPEDAARPLIRRAVEAGINFFDTANIYSDGTSEEIVGRALADFARRDEIVIATKLNGRMRPGPNAAGLSRKAVLTEIDNSLRRLGTDYVDLYQIHRWDTATPIEETMEALHDVVKAGKARYIGASSMYAWQFAKAQYTAERHGWTRFVSMQNHLNLLYREEEREMLPLCADQGVGVIPWSPLARGRLTRDWGADSARSETDEFGKTLYGEADRPIVEAVAEIAGERGVSRAQVALAWIASRPGVTAPIVGAGKPVHVDDAVAALSLTLTAAEVDRLERPYTPRPVAGFA, encoded by the coding sequence ATGGAGTATGTGAAGCTCGGCAGCACCGGATTGGACGTCTCGCGGATCTGTCTCGGATGTATGAGCTACGGCGTGCCCGAGCGTGGCAGCCATCCGTGGACGTTGCCCGAGGACGCGGCTCGGCCGTTGATTCGGCGGGCCGTGGAGGCCGGGATCAACTTCTTCGACACGGCGAACATCTACTCCGACGGGACCAGCGAGGAGATCGTCGGGCGCGCCCTGGCGGACTTCGCACGGCGCGACGAGATCGTGATCGCCACGAAGCTGAACGGGCGGATGCGACCGGGGCCGAACGCGGCCGGGCTCTCCCGCAAGGCCGTGCTGACCGAGATCGACAACTCGCTGCGCCGACTGGGCACGGATTACGTGGACCTGTACCAGATCCACCGCTGGGACACGGCGACTCCCATCGAGGAGACGATGGAGGCGCTGCACGACGTGGTCAAGGCGGGCAAGGCCCGCTACATCGGCGCGTCCTCGATGTACGCGTGGCAGTTCGCCAAGGCCCAGTACACCGCCGAGCGGCACGGCTGGACCCGGTTCGTCTCCATGCAGAACCACCTCAACCTGCTCTACCGCGAGGAGGAGCGGGAGATGCTGCCGCTGTGCGCGGACCAGGGCGTCGGGGTGATCCCGTGGAGCCCGCTGGCCCGGGGGCGGCTGACCCGCGACTGGGGCGCGGACAGCGCCCGCAGCGAGACCGACGAGTTCGGCAAGACGCTGTACGGCGAGGCGGATCGGCCGATCGTCGAGGCCGTGGCCGAGATCGCCGGGGAGCGTGGGGTATCGCGCGCCCAGGTCGCGCTGGCGTGGATCGCGAGCCGACCCGGGGTGACCGCGCCGATCGTCGGGGCCGGGAAGCCGGTACACGTCGACGACGCCGTCGCGGCCCTGTCGCTGACCCTCACGGCGGCCGAGGTGGATCGGCTCGAACGCCCGTACACGCCGCGGCCGGTGGCGGGATTCGCCTGA
- a CDS encoding B12-binding domain-containing radical SAM protein, which translates to MTNSVDEEPTSAGADIRFHDAGGETAPAIFQELLSTRRRRLAADLAAGRTATRYFPVLSVLAPVMTQAEGEITYPGDPMCLYAALSFAVHRAVADAGQLRHAEHYNDLAPEWTRFPDHAYRMTAGHDGYREYGTDPNTDQTVFDPRIWDEAARVRWIRLLRRVRPRVVLISAVSPAHRYALEIAGLVRTEVPEAFVVLGGRHADETVIRVPHRERLVLAPSSPLAVIADGRAPRVFDAVITGEAYHSLDLLMRALALATDLDRRWVDRDRVLPCLQGLLDKEGPSVGSSMIVLLSSSGFDVLPQDGSSLDLGSLPSPYEAFAIRSRFPIFTHADGGIRRTAHVMVSNACPYHCNFCSESSALGIGLKRFREDPIGRALERVCEYVGYGAEALFFDDSVFWSGRSRDIAEFCGQLRQLRRSEPTALPGRFARLLPEPDDPDRLRDLEWGAQLTVDTLIALRERHAASEILNRMREAGCSYVYVGIESMSTQVMDHIHKNLRRGTDRPWAHRVREAVSLVKRHGMRVGTSVLFGLDGETRGSIDETIEAVGGLIDARLIDLASPNILTYHPATPITRIHGMQDRLDYHSPRVDNRRPYTYFEEAFPGVVSVVLAEDDIWHIHRETERRWGTVRNDSSPLLGEGDGVAPEEEDGEAARERDDGPGGAERDGGMPGDARVVAGFVPGVAVPAEEPGR; encoded by the coding sequence ATGACCAATTCCGTCGACGAAGAACCGACCTCGGCCGGCGCGGACATCAGATTTCACGACGCGGGCGGCGAGACCGCGCCGGCGATCTTCCAGGAACTCCTGAGTACGCGCAGACGCCGACTCGCGGCGGACCTGGCCGCCGGCCGCACGGCGACCCGGTACTTCCCGGTGCTCTCCGTCCTTGCGCCCGTGATGACCCAGGCCGAGGGCGAGATCACCTACCCCGGCGACCCGATGTGCCTGTACGCCGCGCTCAGCTTCGCCGTACACCGCGCCGTCGCCGACGCGGGGCAGCTCCGACACGCCGAACATTACAACGACCTGGCGCCGGAGTGGACCCGATTCCCCGACCACGCCTACCGGATGACGGCCGGCCACGACGGCTACCGCGAGTACGGCACCGACCCGAACACCGACCAGACCGTCTTCGACCCCCGGATCTGGGACGAGGCCGCGCGGGTGCGCTGGATCCGGCTGCTGCGCCGGGTACGGCCCAGGGTCGTGCTGATCAGCGCGGTCTCCCCGGCGCACCGATACGCCCTGGAGATCGCCGGCCTGGTCCGCACGGAGGTTCCGGAAGCCTTCGTGGTGCTCGGCGGACGCCACGCGGACGAGACGGTGATCCGGGTGCCGCATCGCGAACGCCTGGTACTCGCCCCCAGCAGTCCGCTCGCCGTGATCGCCGACGGTCGCGCGCCACGGGTGTTCGACGCGGTGATCACCGGTGAGGCATACCACTCGCTCGATCTGCTGATGCGTGCCCTGGCCCTGGCCACCGACCTGGACCGGCGCTGGGTCGATCGCGATCGGGTGTTGCCCTGTCTCCAGGGGCTGCTCGACAAAGAGGGTCCCTCGGTGGGCAGTTCGATGATCGTGCTGCTGTCCTCGTCCGGGTTCGACGTGCTGCCGCAGGACGGATCATCGCTCGATCTGGGCTCGTTGCCCTCACCGTACGAGGCATTCGCGATCCGCTCGCGCTTCCCGATCTTCACCCACGCCGACGGCGGTATCCGACGCACGGCACACGTGATGGTCTCCAACGCCTGTCCCTATCACTGCAATTTCTGCTCGGAGTCCTCCGCCCTCGGCATCGGCCTCAAGCGGTTCCGGGAGGATCCGATCGGCCGCGCGCTGGAACGCGTCTGTGAATACGTCGGCTACGGCGCCGAGGCGCTGTTCTTCGACGACTCGGTGTTCTGGAGCGGGCGTTCCCGCGACATCGCCGAATTCTGCGGGCAGTTGCGCCAGTTGCGCCGAAGCGAACCGACGGCGCTGCCCGGGCGCTTCGCCCGGCTGCTGCCGGAGCCGGACGATCCGGATCGGCTGCGGGACCTCGAATGGGGCGCCCAACTGACCGTGGACACCCTGATCGCGCTGCGGGAGCGGCACGCGGCGAGCGAGATCCTGAACCGGATGCGCGAGGCCGGCTGCTCGTACGTGTACGTCGGCATCGAAAGCATGTCGACGCAGGTGATGGACCACATCCACAAGAACCTGCGGCGCGGCACCGACCGGCCCTGGGCGCATCGCGTGCGCGAGGCGGTGTCGTTGGTCAAGCGGCACGGGATGCGGGTGGGCACCTCGGTGTTGTTCGGCCTCGACGGCGAGACGCGCGGCAGCATCGACGAGACGATCGAGGCGGTGGGCGGCCTGATCGACGCGCGCCTGATCGACCTGGCCAGCCCGAACATCCTCACCTACCACCCCGCCACACCGATCACCCGCATCCACGGCATGCAGGATCGGCTCGACTACCACTCGCCCCGGGTAGACAACCGGCGCCCCTACACCTACTTCGAGGAGGCCTTCCCGGGCGTGGTCTCGGTGGTGCTGGCCGAGGACGACATCTGGCACATCCACCGCGAGACGGAACGCCGCTGGGGCACGGTACGCAACGACTCGTCACCGCTGCTCGGGGAGGGGGACGGGGTCGCGCCGGAGGAAGAGGACGGCGAGGCGGCTCGCGAGCGGGACGACGGGCCGGGCGGCGCGGAGCGGGACGGCGGCATGCCCGGTGACGCGCGGGTCGTGGCCGGATTCGTACCAGGCGTGGCCGTTCCTGCCGAGGAGCCCGGTCGATGA